The following proteins are co-located in the Leptospira sp. WS4.C2 genome:
- a CDS encoding SH3 domain-containing protein: MKFTIALMSLITSVSLLADPGFQPGPAKVTAGVLNVRNIAASGGDVIATLKRGDQVDVIDRSSNQSMEEDITDYWYKINLGKKKSGWVFGGFISFEMNLEGGLRWKTLNPGGGQKFSGIVVSNTGEIVAATEKGNIHISSDRGKTWRKLVPQALGNNIGVINKLILINREIWVAASGDSGGGIWKTANVGRSWAQFSTAQGLRSNNVFDLAFSKDGSVIVATDKGISQTKDGGQTWSYDVNGEELNKQILSVAVSADGKVFAGTADGLYAFVEGNTLFGGKKVSWNRIGKGEANMGDSINSIGITSEGNLFVGTNLGVSKSNTKNLAKWTGVGGKSVVNDIYMDGNRVIIGTDNGLNISTDNGISWVTYKTDNGLASNKVNAIAVNPMDKVIWTISGADGLSYHD, from the coding sequence ATGAAGTTTACTATCGCTCTTATGAGTCTCATAACGAGTGTTTCTCTTCTTGCGGATCCTGGCTTTCAGCCAGGTCCGGCAAAAGTTACCGCAGGTGTATTAAATGTTCGTAACATTGCAGCTTCCGGGGGCGATGTGATTGCAACATTGAAGCGAGGGGATCAAGTTGATGTAATCGACAGATCTTCTAACCAGAGTATGGAAGAAGATATCACCGATTATTGGTATAAAATCAATCTAGGAAAGAAAAAATCGGGTTGGGTCTTTGGTGGTTTTATAAGTTTCGAAATGAATCTGGAAGGTGGGCTTCGTTGGAAAACTTTAAATCCAGGTGGTGGGCAAAAATTTTCAGGAATTGTTGTCTCTAACACTGGTGAAATTGTTGCGGCAACAGAAAAAGGCAATATTCACATTAGTTCCGACCGCGGCAAAACTTGGAGAAAATTAGTTCCACAAGCACTTGGAAACAACATTGGAGTTATCAATAAACTAATTCTCATTAATAGAGAAATTTGGGTAGCTGCAAGCGGTGACTCCGGTGGTGGAATTTGGAAAACAGCCAATGTTGGGCGTTCTTGGGCACAATTTAGCACCGCACAAGGTCTTCGTTCAAATAATGTTTTCGATTTAGCTTTTTCAAAAGATGGAAGTGTCATCGTTGCAACGGACAAAGGGATTTCTCAAACCAAAGATGGTGGGCAAACTTGGTCGTACGATGTAAACGGCGAAGAGTTAAATAAACAAATACTTTCAGTAGCTGTGAGTGCTGATGGGAAAGTATTTGCAGGCACTGCCGATGGACTATATGCTTTCGTGGAAGGGAACACTCTCTTTGGCGGAAAAAAAGTATCTTGGAATCGCATCGGTAAAGGCGAAGCAAATATGGGGGATTCCATCAATTCGATTGGGATCACTTCCGAAGGAAATCTTTTTGTGGGAACCAACCTGGGAGTTAGCAAAAGTAATACGAAAAACCTTGCAAAATGGACAGGCGTAGGTGGTAAATCTGTTGTGAATGACATCTATATGGATGGAAACCGAGTGATTATTGGAACCGATAATGGTTTAAATATTTCTACCGACAACGGAATCTCATGGGTTACTTACAAAACAGACAATGGTCTTGCAAGTAACAAGGTTAATGCGATCGCAGTTAACCCCATGGATAAAGTCATTTGGACCATTTCAGGTGCAGATGGTTTGAGTTATCACGATTAG
- a CDS encoding helix-turn-helix domain-containing protein — protein sequence MFEFIGSWLQFGAWYHFILGVGILVKEKGSKGFPFAMIAAFSGGTLVLYAYRLYAGLEFETSLWNHLYVPVIYLIPGSMQYTIEQFLSLEPVSLNRLYRLYPTFVVVLLLLILQWVAPDTLSKSMNQSFAGAPISLPELTSILGCLYWMGTFVWMIYQYRNILYNNPNKEAKLGVQILGMILKGNITFAGFILISTILRWHSGIYFTAGLATLMAVVAFIGTEINHELFKDILPGLRQSYRTSRILNLDLEKLQKELDYLLKVECVYREEDLSLASFSERLGIKDYQLSEYTNAFLGMNFNRLINEYRISEVCRLIEKEPKANLLSLAYQVGFNSKANFNLAFKSLKKMSPSEYAKSVGKRETV from the coding sequence ATGTTCGAATTCATCGGTTCTTGGCTCCAGTTTGGGGCTTGGTATCATTTCATTTTAGGCGTTGGAATCCTTGTCAAAGAAAAAGGTTCCAAAGGTTTTCCCTTTGCCATGATCGCTGCCTTTTCCGGCGGAACCTTGGTTTTATACGCCTATCGTTTGTATGCTGGTCTGGAATTTGAAACTTCTCTTTGGAATCACCTCTATGTTCCTGTGATCTATTTAATCCCTGGGAGTATGCAGTACACAATCGAACAGTTTTTAAGTTTGGAACCAGTTTCCTTAAACAGGCTTTATCGTTTGTATCCGACCTTTGTTGTAGTTTTACTTCTGCTGATATTGCAATGGGTGGCACCGGATACTCTTTCTAAGTCCATGAACCAAAGTTTTGCGGGAGCTCCCATCTCTCTTCCGGAACTCACCTCTATTTTGGGGTGTCTCTATTGGATGGGTACCTTTGTTTGGATGATTTATCAATATAGAAATATCCTTTACAACAATCCAAACAAAGAAGCAAAACTAGGAGTGCAAATCTTGGGAATGATCCTCAAAGGAAACATCACTTTTGCTGGTTTTATTTTAATTAGCACAATTTTGCGATGGCATTCGGGAATTTATTTTACTGCAGGACTTGCTACTCTCATGGCTGTTGTTGCTTTTATTGGTACGGAAATCAATCATGAATTGTTTAAAGATATTTTGCCAGGTCTTCGCCAATCCTACCGCACTTCTCGTATCCTCAACCTGGATTTGGAAAAGTTACAAAAAGAACTCGACTACTTATTGAAGGTAGAATGTGTTTATCGCGAAGAAGATTTGAGTTTGGCATCTTTTTCCGAAAGATTGGGAATCAAAGACTACCAACTCAGTGAATACACTAACGCATTTTTAGGAATGAACTTCAATCGGCTGATCAACGAATATCGCATATCAGAGGTTTGTCGGTTGATAGAAAAAGAACCAAAAGCAAATTTACTGTCCCTTGCTTACCAAGTTGGGTTTAACTCCAAAGCAAACTTCAATTTAGCTTTTAAGTCGCTAAAAAAAATGTCACCAAGTGAGTATGCAAAGTCTGTAGGAAAGCGGGAAACAGTTTAA
- a CDS encoding CocE/NonD family hydrolase, which yields MKKQKIYRLLLPLGVFLLLACGQNGNQNSNDNTAVLGVLNGTTSQASASPEALQLSNASLSRDIQSAFATENDGSFTFNDNISYVSDDGVKITGNLFIPKSGTGPFPAVIFVNSWALNEYEYIVPAAKLAKKGYVVFSYNTRGFGTSGGLINVAGPKDMTDLSRGIDFLLANAPVNPANIGIAGISYGAGISLLGLSKEPRIKTAVAMSGWGSLPDSLYGNQTPRLVWGLLLVTAGYITGRMDPVIAENFQKLLDTRDVAAVLAWASERSPNSMVSALNASGKPVYISNNSQDNLFQPNQILPYFEQLTVPKKLDLNNGIHATAEIGGVLGINNYVWTNAYDWFDYWLKGIQNGIMSKPKVSIQKRFSDARVTYSAWPNPNKVERTYHLRPMGLLSPGKITPTANTTNGTDTILSGGTNATTGVPLLSEILDGAVSVPVTTNVNFIDRTNAMVYISDKLTSVLKLRGRTFYKGRINSSDNAPHVVVYLYEVDVWGTGKLISHGTATLFSVKGKDTDLNVDLQAVAHDFPVGSRLALAIDNIDPMYAVPKPISLYTTAFKHSTSTASTLRFESE from the coding sequence ATGAAAAAGCAAAAAATATACCGTCTGCTCCTGCCACTCGGGGTCTTCCTTCTCCTGGCTTGCGGACAAAATGGAAACCAAAACTCAAACGATAACACTGCCGTACTCGGTGTGTTAAATGGAACCACTTCTCAGGCTTCGGCATCACCGGAAGCATTACAACTAAGTAACGCAAGCCTATCCCGGGACATCCAATCAGCGTTTGCAACAGAAAACGATGGAAGTTTCACCTTCAACGATAACATCTCCTATGTCAGTGACGATGGGGTGAAAATTACAGGAAACCTCTTCATTCCAAAATCAGGAACAGGCCCCTTCCCTGCTGTGATATTTGTCAACAGTTGGGCTCTTAACGAATATGAATACATTGTGCCAGCGGCGAAACTTGCAAAAAAAGGTTACGTTGTTTTCAGTTACAACACAAGAGGATTTGGAACCTCAGGTGGACTCATTAATGTTGCAGGCCCGAAAGATATGACAGATCTTTCCAGAGGAATTGACTTTCTACTTGCAAATGCTCCCGTCAATCCAGCAAACATTGGTATTGCGGGAATTTCTTATGGTGCAGGTATTTCTCTTCTGGGTCTAAGTAAAGAACCTAGGATTAAAACAGCAGTAGCGATGAGTGGATGGGGAAGTTTACCAGATTCACTTTATGGAAACCAAACCCCAAGACTCGTTTGGGGATTGCTGCTTGTCACTGCGGGTTATATTACCGGTAGAATGGATCCGGTCATTGCGGAAAACTTCCAAAAACTATTGGATACAAGAGATGTTGCCGCAGTACTTGCTTGGGCTAGCGAACGTTCCCCTAACAGTATGGTGAGTGCTCTCAATGCATCTGGAAAACCTGTTTATATTTCCAATAACTCCCAAGACAATCTTTTCCAACCAAACCAAATCCTCCCTTACTTTGAACAACTGACTGTACCGAAAAAGTTAGATTTAAACAATGGGATTCACGCCACAGCAGAAATTGGTGGAGTTCTTGGAATCAACAACTATGTATGGACCAATGCTTATGACTGGTTTGATTATTGGTTGAAAGGGATTCAAAACGGAATTATGTCGAAACCAAAGGTTTCCATCCAAAAAAGATTTTCTGATGCGAGAGTTACCTACTCTGCTTGGCCCAATCCAAACAAAGTGGAACGCACTTACCACTTAAGACCGATGGGACTCCTTAGCCCAGGGAAAATCACACCGACAGCGAACACAACGAACGGAACTGATACCATCCTTTCTGGAGGAACAAATGCGACTACAGGTGTTCCCCTTCTATCCGAAATTTTAGATGGAGCTGTATCTGTTCCCGTAACAACCAATGTCAATTTTATCGATCGTACCAATGCTATGGTTTATATCTCTGACAAACTAACTAGCGTTTTAAAACTCAGAGGACGCACCTTCTACAAAGGTCGCATCAATAGTTCTGACAATGCTCCTCATGTTGTGGTGTATTTGTATGAAGTGGATGTTTGGGGAACGGGAAAACTGATTTCTCATGGAACGGCAACATTATTCAGTGTGAAGGGAAAAGACACAGACCTCAATGTTGATTTACAAGCAGTGGCACATGACTTTCCCGTCGGAAGCCGCCTAGCGCTTGCCATCGACAATATTGACCCCATGTATGCAGTGCCAAAACCAATTTCTCTGTATACAACGGCTTTCAAACATAGCACTTCGACTGCATCAACTCTTCGTTTTGAAAGTGAATAG
- a CDS encoding exodeoxyribonuclease V subunit gamma, whose product MPIHYYAGLHLGEITTELGKQITEDQKENPIKRPLVVVPNQNLIPWLRLNLPKFDPSHLSLNIEFTFLEKAILKLIFKSLNIQTYEEKTALYQYETLKRDCFSLLYQRQNTLLKNFPEMEKYLEEIPKLYYLSDVLTKYFKDYELNREEWIKDWLGLEARNIPKELKKDPYWELEKQIYTEIYKDKSKPKNLFCYLEEGKKLPLSGDLHLFCLSNLSGTYIDFLKETAFDMDSKLTVHIYQFHNGKTIGKNPEKTKNYLSKFSKPQSYLAKEFAKDQYNKQKSKFVSGGMLSKLKAFLLEETPKTENYLEDQTVRVWNAPSVYREIESIAHDILHKISLNKGKLNLLDFAILVPNMNEYRSAVEWVFDGGIYTTQKKENLPQLLKIPYSITDLVAKDTSQLYLALSTLFRCITNNRFEKEDIHTLFKNPLITNPNESDEESPLKVLDLIDSLGSIYEEEKESNPYTISFGLKRAVVSIVAQEEEAWKEMQIITKPISSNNTVIQFVEIWNRIKEIQWELKEKILKTPKGERYPILENSFQKLFSFEGEWEKERIYFNAWLKSIESWCDSDWNQTKDFLEMMSLLTEEIFSDIPMHRGNYLTEGVTVSLLQPMRPIPFLHVYIAGLGEGKFPGSVDRSRFNLRRYDSKPWDLNRREIQESLFWESILSAEESITFSYVGKNTLEDKEFEPCSTLFEVMTAMEIKEANELPLTSYSRYYDKNPFPSFDYVRNLERFGTSDEQLPNPSFTDPNLLVSSEISSQKSNEITVQELTNGLKNPILGPLLENLGRIWDEEEKHEEEPFRLNQLEIYTIKSILIPIFTESLVFDKEWIWDREKIQTHLKELTLKAEQNAEFPYGAFHIVSSEVLLNEVELISERFRTLKESLFHSKENLSYLKAVSIGDTGLRDCKKIEPYQLTEKNTLVGEWENIIEKDGIYYWFYTGSLYDKPKYPNEYLKDYLGKMAYVLISACLFRVTGNALVIIPANAKDFKNESWLDMSNFSVTDCQSYLDSVFQLVTEENPKYIPNAGLNLFFSKHSLEEIETNGDTIEKLWKDFLSEERENILHFESKTMKLSPYTKVLLENFSIQSVWKIFLPLLKKGF is encoded by the coding sequence TTGCCGATACATTATTACGCTGGCCTTCATTTAGGTGAGATCACCACCGAACTTGGAAAACAAATCACCGAAGACCAAAAAGAGAACCCCATCAAACGACCGCTTGTTGTGGTTCCCAATCAAAACCTAATTCCTTGGTTACGACTAAACTTACCAAAGTTTGATCCTTCCCACCTTTCTCTAAACATAGAATTTACATTTCTGGAAAAAGCAATTTTAAAATTAATATTCAAATCTTTGAATATACAAACTTACGAAGAAAAAACGGCTCTTTATCAATACGAAACATTAAAACGAGATTGTTTTTCTCTACTTTACCAAAGGCAAAACACATTACTCAAAAATTTCCCTGAGATGGAAAAGTATTTAGAAGAGATACCGAAGTTATACTATCTTTCTGATGTACTCACAAAGTATTTTAAAGATTATGAACTCAACCGCGAAGAGTGGATCAAAGATTGGCTTGGCCTGGAAGCCAGAAACATACCAAAAGAACTAAAGAAAGATCCCTACTGGGAATTAGAAAAACAAATTTACACTGAGATTTATAAAGACAAGTCAAAACCAAAAAATCTTTTTTGTTATTTGGAAGAAGGAAAAAAATTGCCCTTAAGTGGCGACTTACACTTGTTTTGTTTATCTAATCTTTCTGGGACTTATATTGATTTTTTAAAAGAAACTGCTTTTGACATGGATTCCAAACTGACAGTCCACATCTATCAGTTTCACAATGGAAAAACAATTGGAAAAAATCCCGAAAAAACAAAAAACTATTTATCCAAATTTTCCAAACCACAATCCTATTTGGCAAAAGAATTTGCAAAAGACCAGTATAACAAACAGAAGTCGAAATTTGTAAGCGGAGGAATGCTTTCTAAATTAAAGGCATTTTTATTGGAAGAGACTCCCAAAACAGAAAACTATCTCGAAGACCAAACCGTAAGAGTTTGGAATGCACCTTCGGTGTACAGAGAAATAGAATCCATTGCCCATGATATATTACACAAAATAAGTTTAAACAAAGGAAAACTCAATTTATTAGATTTTGCCATATTAGTACCTAACATGAACGAATACCGATCAGCCGTAGAATGGGTGTTTGATGGCGGGATCTATACCACACAAAAAAAAGAAAACCTGCCGCAGTTACTAAAAATACCCTATTCCATAACAGATTTAGTGGCAAAAGATACATCACAATTGTATCTGGCACTGTCTACCCTGTTTCGATGTATTACTAACAATCGTTTTGAAAAAGAAGACATTCATACTCTTTTTAAAAATCCTCTTATTACAAATCCAAACGAGAGTGATGAGGAATCACCACTAAAAGTTTTAGATTTAATTGATTCCTTAGGTTCCATCTACGAAGAGGAGAAAGAATCCAATCCTTATACAATTTCCTTTGGTCTCAAACGTGCTGTTGTATCGATAGTGGCTCAGGAAGAAGAAGCATGGAAAGAAATGCAGATTATCACAAAACCAATTTCTTCTAACAATACTGTCATTCAGTTTGTTGAAATTTGGAATCGCATCAAAGAAATCCAGTGGGAACTCAAAGAAAAAATTCTCAAAACTCCAAAAGGTGAAAGATACCCCATCCTTGAAAATTCATTTCAAAAATTATTTTCTTTTGAAGGAGAGTGGGAAAAGGAACGAATTTACTTCAATGCTTGGCTTAAGTCGATAGAATCTTGGTGCGACTCAGATTGGAATCAAACAAAAGACTTTTTAGAAATGATGTCTTTACTTACAGAAGAAATTTTCTCTGACATACCTATGCATCGAGGAAATTATTTAACCGAAGGTGTTACTGTTTCTCTTTTGCAACCGATGCGACCCATTCCTTTTTTGCATGTATACATTGCTGGCCTCGGGGAAGGTAAATTCCCCGGTTCCGTTGATAGATCTAGATTTAATTTACGAAGGTATGATTCCAAACCTTGGGATCTCAATCGAAGAGAAATTCAAGAATCCTTGTTTTGGGAATCAATCCTTTCTGCTGAAGAAAGTATTACTTTTTCTTATGTTGGTAAAAACACATTAGAAGACAAAGAATTCGAACCATGTTCCACTTTATTTGAAGTAATGACGGCAATGGAAATTAAAGAAGCAAACGAATTACCACTAACCTCGTATAGTCGATATTATGACAAAAATCCATTTCCTTCGTTTGATTATGTCCGCAATTTAGAAAGATTTGGAACTTCGGATGAACAGTTGCCAAATCCAAGTTTTACTGATCCGAACTTACTCGTATCCTCAGAGATTTCCTCGCAGAAATCCAATGAAATCACAGTCCAAGAACTCACCAATGGATTAAAAAATCCCATCCTTGGACCTTTATTGGAAAACCTAGGAAGGATTTGGGATGAAGAAGAAAAACATGAGGAAGAACCTTTTCGACTCAACCAGTTAGAAATTTATACGATTAAATCCATTTTGATTCCTATCTTTACTGAGTCGTTAGTGTTTGATAAAGAATGGATTTGGGATCGAGAAAAAATCCAAACCCATTTAAAAGAACTCACTCTCAAAGCAGAACAAAACGCAGAATTTCCTTATGGTGCTTTTCATATTGTTTCCTCTGAAGTTCTACTGAACGAAGTGGAATTGATCTCTGAACGGTTTCGTACCTTAAAAGAATCTCTTTTCCATTCAAAAGAAAATTTATCCTATTTAAAAGCTGTTTCGATTGGAGATACGGGACTTCGTGATTGCAAAAAAATTGAACCTTATCAACTAACGGAAAAAAATACGCTTGTTGGAGAATGGGAAAACATCATCGAAAAAGATGGAATCTACTATTGGTTTTATACAGGTAGTTTGTATGATAAACCAAAATATCCCAATGAGTATTTAAAAGATTATCTTGGAAAGATGGCCTATGTATTAATTAGCGCTTGTTTGTTTCGGGTTACTGGAAATGCTTTAGTCATTATTCCTGCCAATGCAAAGGATTTTAAAAACGAAAGTTGGTTAGATATGTCTAACTTTTCTGTAACGGATTGCCAATCCTATTTAGATTCCGTATTTCAATTAGTCACGGAAGAAAATCCGAAATACATCCCTAATGCTGGTTTGAACCTTTTCTTTTCCAAACATTCATTGGAAGAAATTGAAACAAATGGAGATACCATTGAGAAACTATGGAAGGATTTCCTTTCAGAAGAAAGGGAAAATATTTTACATTTTGAAAGTAAGACAATGAAACTTTCTCCTTATACAAAAGTTCTATTGGAAAATTTTTCCATTCAATCTGTATGGAAGATTTTTTTACCACTACTTAAAAAAGGGTTTTAA
- a CDS encoding UvrD-helicase domain-containing protein: MDHPLLQKPKFIEASAGTGKTHLIMEMLGEIMDYDVQNNISENRLLNTLVLTFTEKAAGELKGRLKAKILELSENGKNPGFYRYLRDLDQVTISTIHGFCNMVLKEYPIETQNNPNVRLTSADEIIKKSFYLLKRNHWGGRDFNDLAKDLIESRTLEKESSITFAVSKLLSNTKNYYFPTVLTLENTITSPNIDKIISSLTQVIQSLKGQVGDSILEQGDRRTIQKWIENWLSMDTFFVALLSKDLKSLRTELQRIGSLHRTADKISYEGFAYLLLTGKTITKNLNKEATELQSIISTLVSLLEETFPIDQIDLEGEWFLQETALKLVEDTKLLLQTGDSLTYDQMILKVHETVVTSPNPSLVQSLKERYQVCILDEFQDTDKNQYQIFRSLFVDPKDKSRMLFCIGDPKQSIYGFRGADIGIYLEAAGDFIDSKDSLSTNYRSTKELINGLNVLFYNQDKELGETNFFPIEEPGSKRENYQYHPVVYPNASEIKYTYTDPKESGIHIIQCPDHLQNVSQARTVWAESIKKEILSFQQKNQSLTYIKKGEPSPQSVKLKDIAVLCGSKKETELVEKTLSNAGIPCSIYKQRGIFQSREADQIENLLECLEESNSSRSYKRILFSDLFEVRPADLSKYNEHSIDSYEKSLIDVWLKLIRDNRYAAFFRSVMDETKILWDQDLKNLEWERKRTNYRQIFQRLLEFQIRSNANLTELLAELRELKLEKTSPEEEPLFDRETEDDAVQILTIHASKGLEWPIVFLYYFGTRPQSLTNYEYPTLIGKDHKMERRWILSLWDSKNGKQNEFKHFLNEQKRLLYVALTRPNLRLYLPKLSWGKDFTQKTGYGNILYTELERIQTLDSNHLVPENSFLFRNESNEQTIERSNTQEDSTLTKKPNPSPIVFPTDLKAGRILLQHSYTSLQTSQSLLTKNNVETLKEIGEPTELESSKTRSVLPSSSRIGNFLHRILELCDFSIFELSFEAILKHPSWVWAYAESIRQYPIKLHIQSEEPLEQIVISLLKRAMTAEITLADGEIFSLHQLKTEEKSSELKFHLYVQKMLEESRVPITPGFENYLKGAIDLVFVKNEKYYIADYKSNLLPNDLYDNDAVTSAVIEKGYLIQKSVYALILYDYLSALYGNELALKRFGGVYYLFLRGMGITKNSGIYSDLKSSNEVWTLETFAEIRKEILEYIREAALGLEKLYV; encoded by the coding sequence ATGGACCATCCCCTACTCCAAAAACCCAAGTTCATCGAGGCCTCAGCCGGTACGGGAAAAACTCATCTCATTATGGAAATGTTAGGTGAGATTATGGACTATGATGTACAAAATAATATTTCCGAAAACAGACTTCTAAATACTCTCGTTCTCACTTTTACTGAAAAAGCTGCCGGGGAACTAAAGGGACGACTCAAAGCTAAGATTTTGGAACTTTCTGAAAATGGGAAGAACCCAGGTTTTTATCGATATTTGCGTGATTTAGACCAAGTCACGATTTCCACAATCCATGGGTTTTGTAACATGGTCTTAAAAGAATATCCGATTGAAACCCAAAACAACCCAAATGTGCGACTAACAAGCGCAGATGAAATCATCAAAAAAAGTTTTTACTTACTAAAACGAAACCATTGGGGAGGAAGGGATTTTAATGATTTAGCTAAGGATTTGATCGAATCCAGAACTTTAGAAAAAGAATCATCAATTACTTTTGCCGTATCCAAACTTCTTTCCAATACAAAAAACTATTACTTTCCAACAGTTTTGACTTTGGAAAATACCATCACCTCGCCCAATATAGATAAAATCATTTCTTCTTTAACCCAAGTCATTCAATCTCTTAAGGGACAAGTCGGTGACTCCATTCTCGAACAAGGGGATAGAAGAACCATTCAGAAATGGATAGAGAATTGGTTGTCTATGGACACTTTTTTTGTAGCCCTTCTTTCAAAAGACTTAAAAAGCCTGAGAACTGAATTACAGAGGATTGGAAGTTTGCATAGGACGGCAGATAAAATTTCTTACGAAGGCTTCGCTTATCTTTTGTTAACTGGGAAAACCATCACCAAAAACCTAAACAAAGAAGCAACAGAACTACAATCCATCATCTCAACACTAGTATCCTTACTCGAAGAAACCTTTCCCATCGATCAAATTGATTTAGAGGGTGAGTGGTTTTTGCAAGAAACGGCACTCAAACTAGTAGAAGATACAAAATTGTTATTACAAACTGGAGATTCACTGACTTATGATCAGATGATTTTAAAAGTACATGAAACGGTAGTTACCTCCCCCAATCCATCACTTGTCCAATCTCTAAAAGAGCGTTACCAAGTTTGTATTTTAGATGAGTTTCAAGATACAGACAAAAACCAATACCAAATTTTCCGTTCCCTATTTGTAGACCCCAAAGACAAATCTAGAATGTTATTTTGTATAGGCGACCCAAAACAAAGTATTTATGGATTCCGAGGGGCGGATATTGGAATTTACCTTGAAGCAGCAGGTGACTTTATCGATTCCAAAGATAGCCTATCAACAAACTATCGTTCTACGAAAGAATTGATTAATGGATTAAACGTTCTTTTTTACAATCAGGACAAGGAATTGGGAGAAACCAATTTTTTTCCCATTGAGGAACCAGGTTCGAAAAGAGAAAATTACCAATACCATCCGGTTGTTTACCCGAACGCCTCTGAAATTAAATATACCTACACCGATCCGAAAGAATCTGGAATCCATATCATTCAATGTCCAGACCATTTACAAAATGTGAGCCAAGCAAGGACCGTATGGGCAGAATCCATAAAAAAAGAAATCCTTTCCTTCCAACAAAAAAACCAATCTTTAACTTATATTAAGAAAGGGGAACCTTCCCCCCAATCAGTCAAACTAAAAGACATTGCTGTGTTATGCGGCAGCAAAAAAGAGACAGAACTTGTTGAAAAAACTTTATCAAATGCAGGGATTCCTTGTTCCATTTACAAACAAAGAGGGATTTTTCAGTCAAGGGAAGCGGATCAAATTGAAAATTTATTAGAATGTTTAGAAGAATCGAATAGCTCCCGCTCTTACAAACGAATTCTTTTTTCTGATCTATTTGAGGTTCGCCCGGCAGATCTATCAAAATACAACGAACATTCCATTGATTCTTATGAGAAGTCGTTAATTGATGTATGGCTGAAACTTATACGGGACAATCGTTATGCCGCATTCTTTCGTTCGGTGATGGATGAAACAAAAATTCTTTGGGATCAGGATCTTAAGAATTTAGAATGGGAAAGAAAACGAACCAACTATAGGCAGATCTTTCAGAGGTTACTCGAATTTCAAATTCGATCCAATGCAAACCTCACAGAACTACTGGCAGAATTACGAGAACTCAAACTAGAAAAAACTTCTCCTGAGGAAGAACCTCTGTTTGACAGAGAAACGGAAGATGATGCTGTTCAAATTTTAACCATCCACGCTTCGAAAGGTTTGGAATGGCCTATTGTATTTTTGTATTATTTCGGAACCAGACCCCAAAGCCTTACCAATTACGAATACCCAACCCTGATCGGCAAAGACCACAAAATGGAAAGAAGGTGGATATTGAGTTTATGGGACTCTAAAAATGGAAAACAAAACGAATTTAAACATTTTCTCAACGAACAAAAACGTTTATTATATGTGGCATTGACAAGACCCAATTTAAGATTGTATTTACCCAAACTTTCTTGGGGGAAAGACTTTACTCAAAAAACCGGGTATGGCAATATTCTATATACTGAATTAGAAAGAATCCAAACACTTGATTCAAATCATTTAGTCCCAGAAAACAGCTTTCTTTTTCGGAATGAAAGTAATGAACAAACGATAGAAAGGTCGAACACCCAAGAAGATTCAACTCTAACAAAAAAGCCAAACCCTTCACCGATTGTTTTCCCTACAGATCTCAAGGCGGGAAGAATCTTATTACAACACAGTTATACAAGTTTACAAACTTCACAAAGTCTTTTGACAAAAAATAATGTAGAAACTCTAAAAGAAATTGGAGAACCTACAGAACTTGAATCGTCAAAAACTAGATCGGTTCTCCCTTCCAGCTCTCGGATAGGGAATTTCCTTCACCGCATATTAGAGTTATGCGATTTTTCCATTTTCGAACTCTCCTTCGAAGCAATCCTAAAACACCCATCGTGGGTTTGGGCTTATGCCGAATCCATACGACAATACCCGATCAAATTGCATATACAGTCAGAAGAACCATTAGAACAGATTGTAATATCACTTCTGAAACGAGCCATGACTGCAGAAATTACTCTTGCGGATGGCGAAATCTTTTCCTTACACCAACTAAAAACTGAAGAAAAATCTTCTGAATTAAAATTTCACTTATATGTGCAAAAGATGTTGGAGGAATCGCGTGTTCCAATAACACCTGGATTTGAAAACTATCTAAAAGGAGCCATCGATTTAGTTTTTGTTAAGAATGAAAAGTATTACATTGCCGATTATAAATCCAATCTTCTTCCAAATGATCTTTATGATAACGATGCTGTAACCTCCGCAGTCATCGAAAAAGGATATTTGATTCAAAAGTCAGTATATGCTTTGATTCTTTATGATTACCTTTCTGCCCTCTATGGGAATGAATTGGCTTTGAAACGTTTTGGAGGTGTGTATTATCTTTTTCTCCGTGGTATGGGTATAACAAAAAATTCAGGCATATACTCTGATCTTAAATCTTCTAATGAAGTTTGGACTTTGGAGACTTTTGCAGAGATCCGAAAAGAAATTTTGGAGTATATCAGGGAAGCAGCTCTAGGTTTGGAGAAGTTATACGTATGA